tttaatgTGTGGTCCTTCTTCAGTAGTAGTAATAACTAGAATATTTTATGTAGAATAATTGACACTTTATTGATTGTGTTAAATCATTAGTGAAGGTCCCCTACTTTAAAAAGGTAAATGTAGcgactagaaaaaaaaaaaaaaaaagaggaaaaggaaatttttaaaacattaaaagacaaaaaaactCTTAGCACTTTTGACACAAACCTTACAAAGTTGACCCACATGAAAACAGATTACTCTTTCTTTCATGGGGTGGTTCAGTGACAACTCCAAACGTCATACATCCACCGCCTCCAATGAGATCCAGTAAGAAAGTGTCGTGGCTCTTCCACTCCACGTCAATCTCATAAACTGAACATTCATTTCAATTTGTTCGTatgattttggaaaaaatatgaAGTTGTTAAAAGAGTCACTAAAAAGGGAAAGAGAAGTATATTttgaaacaaacaaaagaagaaagtagacgaacaaattgaaacaaaggAATACTAATCATTAAGAGAAGATTTTGAGTTCGATCTTGAGGATAAAATAGCTCTTAGTAAAGAGCGTTAAGCCCCAAAGTGGAACTTCCCAGCACGAACTCTAATGAGTAATGAGTAAGGTTCCAAAGCAGATACCTAACACATTATGCAACAATAACAGACCTCGTGCAACCCCACAAGTAGAGTCTAGAGAGGACGGTGGTGTGTACAGTCTTGAACATTTTCTTTCATCAGTCTTAAACATTATGGGACACAAAAAGACTACTTGGATAATATTTGTCTAGTCTAGTTAGTTTATCCTCAAGTTTAGCTCTGCAAAGATAAATAAGCTAAGATACGCTTGCAAATTAAAAGGGCTATCTTCAAAAAGCAAAAAAGATCTGTTCCACTAATAATACAAAAAGAAGTTGGAGAGAAAAATTCCTTGCAGGTTTCAAAAATTTATCTTCACAGCAGTAAGAGAGTTGCAGCAACAAACCCATCGAAGAATTATTGTTTCCTTCCTCTTCCTTTCTTAGGTGCTTGTGCCTCCATCTGTTCTTTGCCACCCACTTCAGATATATCAGCTGCAACGAAAAGAACTTGCAGAGCATTACAATGACTGGAGCATCAGGGAGATGCAACTATGCAAGTATCGAATAGAACTTCTTAGAAATCAATACACGCACAGATAGAAGCATGTCTAACAAGGTACATGCGAGTAATTAGTAAAGATCAGATTGTCATTGGATGTTACTTGTACCAAACAAACAAGGTACCATGTGAAGAAAGTTTGAAAAAGTAATACCGTCTGGACCACGAGACATCaaggtaaaaaaaatgttgttaaGTTTCTCCATCTTCTTGGCATCTTGGGCTTGGTCAGTCTTAAACTTGATACACTAGCAAGGAATTAAAAATACAAACCATTAGAACAGGCAATCAATATGGAAAATTCTCTGACATACACCCATCAATCATGGGATACAGGATACGTTATATACCAAATATCTAATATAACAGAGCTACAGAAGTCCACAGTTATGAGCTACCAAATGCATAAAAGGGAAATATTACATAAGAGGAGCAGCAAATGTTCCTCTTTTCTAGAGGAGCAGCAAATGTTCCTCTTTTCATTCACGCGAAAACAACAAGAGAAACCCAAATATTTGATGCAAAGACTGAATAACAACTATATTCAACACCGTGAAGAAATAACAATGTCTGCAGAGCTAAAGGTAGAGAAGGGAGGGCTCAACTGACGCCTCTTcgtttgaaaattttactatGCAAGTAGGGTGGGTAGTCTAAGTTAAGGACaagaggagaataaaagaagaGTGAAACTCACTTGAGATAACATGTATGGATATCACTGATATAATATCtaatacaaaaacaaattataaaatcatCACGTTGTCCTTCATTTAACCCGAAAACATGCAAACACACACTCTACATAATAGACATTACTTGAAGGTTTGTTTACAAGAAAGATGATTACATCACCACACTCCACAAGGCAAAGGGCGTATGGCAACACAGGCCACCTATTTCAACACTTCATCATATAACTATCAGCGATGCTGCTATGATTCCATACCCTTTTTTGGGTTGGGTTGGGTTGGGTTTTGGGGGAGGGGGCTGAAAGGTAGGAATAGGAAGGGGCACTAATTGAGTCTTTCTAGTTTCAGCACAGAGGAAGTGGAAGATGATCGTATTTTCTCCTAACAATGACCACTTCACTATCAGAATTATACAAGCCAACACAAACATTTTGAAAccaaaataaaacacaattattttagGACTATTCTCCATTACTTTTCCATGGAGGTACTTGTAACTTTAGAATATGGGTATCATCACAGTTTTTGGCAGAATGTCCAGTCACCAAGTAAACTGCAAAAGAGCTGAGGTATGTTCTAATGATATAGGAGAACCAAAAGAAATAATGTTCACCACAAGCTAGGTAATaagagagaaataaaaatatgttgagGGAAAAAGGACAATGGAGAGGCCTCAGCGATTTGAGAAATGGCAAAGGTAGCACAATGAGGGACGTGTAGCGCACGTCACAAGTTTGAATCCTGTTGTGGACCAAGTCTGGTAAAAGGACTGACTCATTATCCATCTGAGTTTCGAAGATGGAAACTATGAGATTTCTCGGATATTTAAAAACCCATAGGAGAGCTGAACCATAAAAAATATGAGAGAGAAAGGAAAAGCATGGTAGGTACAGCATCAAGGATCTTAAATGTGCCCTCTACTGAAGTTTAGGCAGACGTATGAAGCCTAGATGAGATTCCAGCAAAATATCTGGACAATTCTAACTATGTGATTAGAGAATaaagaaaattggctaagtcatCGACCTATCCTAAGAAGCTTCACAAAAAGTAAGCTTAAAAGCCATCCCCTAATAATCTCAAAGAGGAACAGGTCATCTGATAAAACAGATCACCCTGTCTGTCTGTCTCTACCCTTCGACTCCACACTTCCCCTTCCTTTCTCCCCACCTTAAAAGGCTAAACATTTTCTTTTACTACTAAATCTTTAACCCTCTTTGCCTTTTCACCAGAAGAATCAACTTCAAGAACATCCAAACAAAAGCATGTACATGATATAAGTTTTTAACTTTAAGAAAGAGAAATATTTGCTATTGTAAATATAGCAGAATGTGGTCCAACAATGATACTATCCAtttgagaaacaacaaaaaatatcatCTGGGTTACTATAATGTTTTGGCCCGCTCAGGTACAAGGATTGCAGATGACTCCACTTTTTAGACCATAAAAGCTTTTCTCGAGATGCTGTCTAATTGTTGGCATCATTGCACCAAAGTCGTGTCTTCTTTAGGAGTTTAACTAGTTGGTTCCACAATCCTTGGTcataaaggaaagaaaagacttcttttaaaatcaaacataaCCAGACATCCTCTTAATCAATTCTTTCCATGTACTTCTCAGCTAAGCAGTGTTCTCATCTGATTCTCACTTTAGCTCTTCCCAAACATTGAATCTCTTTAGAGTTCTACCTTATCAATATATCAGTTGTAGGAATTCTAACAACTTATACACCACAGGAGAAATAGGAATTAAGAAAATGAACATGATATGAGTGTAATTACATCTGgtaaggagaaaaagaaaatagtgcATATGAAATACTAACAGACACAAAACAAGAAATCTCTTACTCGTAACTTCACATATAAGCAAAAAATAACACTAAGATATGCCATCAAGCATGACTTGGATATCTACCCTCTCCCCTTAAAGAATGTCAACTTCCACTATGGAATGCAAAAACACTCATCTCTATAGAGCCTAACAGCACACTAAAAAACTACTACAATATAGACCAAACACCTCAGCCAACAAGGTTTAAAGCTACCCTGCTTCCACAtaaaacaagaacaacaacgACGCCTCAGTCCCTAGCAACAACACTGCTTCATTAACCACATCTTAGACCcatattatacaaaaataatagtgGTATTATTTAATCACTCTCCTGATAGAACATGACATTTAAAAACATGTCAATTTGAGCCACATCAAGTTTATGCAACCAAAATATTTATCAGAGCCTCCCCAAAATACGAACATCTTCCCTCAATGATTTTATTGTAGCCACAAAACGAACATATGTATGCTTGATCTAATTGTTATTACATCATATGTATCAATATGACAACTAGCATCGTCAATTGACTCAATTGCATCGATTCTATCccataaatataaaaacaagtTGATATCGATCATCAAAACTTACCAGAAGCTAGTCAGTTCTTCATTATGAAGACTGTGAATTGTACTGCCAATCTCGTGTTGGATTGCGGTTTTATCACACACACCAGTAGGATTCATCagagaacaacaacaaaaggaACCCAAACATTTGCACTAAATTGTAATGCAGAGATAGAAAAGACAATAACTGAACTCAAccaaaaaaagatagaaataatCAAAGTTCAATTCAGCAACCCATGTATACAAAAGCTTCAATTGCATCAATTACATGCCCAAATATGAAACATGTTGATTTCGATCTTCAAAACTTAAGAGAAGCTTATCATTACTTCTTTATAGAACCTGTGAACATCATTGTACTATCAATTTCGTGTGATTGTACCTTTTCCCACACACACCAGCAGGATCCAAgatataacaacaataatagaaACCCCAGCACTTGCACTAAATGGTAATGCAGATATAGAAATAGCAGTAACAAAAACAATCAAAACTCAACTTAGCATCCATGTATGCACAATCTACTAATAAAATCACAAAACTGTAGCTAAAAATCACACGAAACATAGAAAAAAGGTTACCTCTTTATCATCAGTGACCTTGAGAACCAATTTACCATCAGAATGTCTGTATTTCATCACATAGCGAGTCTACAAACCAAAAAAATACCATCAATACATGAATTTATacgaaaaaaaacaaatgatgaACTCATCGGAGTCAAAGAACACTTACTTTCTCGGGATCGGCGCGAAACAACTGTACGGATCTCTCAACAAAATCATCCCAGGAAGTTATATACACCATTCTTCTTCTCTCTGTATCtgctatatataaatatatgtatatataactgCTAATCGAGCGTTCTCTCGGTGACTGTTGACGACGCCGGAGCTAAATTCAGTGGCCGGCCGGCGAGGTTTTCAATTTTTGCTCCTCAGGGGTTTGAAAAGTCTTTTATTGGTATGTTTAGAGTCGCTTGAGCAAAAGGGGAATATTAATGGGCCTGCAAATAACGGGTCTCGACCCGGATTGGCCCATGTAATGGTCATTAGCACGTTGGCCCCTGAGCACGAGgcataagtttatatttttgcaTCGTAATATTATAAAAGTTATAACGTGTTATACATAAGTTCGATTGCTAATGACAACAACTAAAGATCAAACTATTCGAACGACAAATCATATTAGTAAATCTCATGATGATGAATAATTAGATtacaacatatataaaattataattcctTTTGTTAATAAATCATCGATAAAAATTTATGTATTCAACAACCCCTTCGTATCTAGCTACTGACTATGATATACAACTGTTATTCTACAATTTCATGATGCTACAAGCAAGAATTTTGAGAAAGGATACATCAGtacaaacaataattttattttattttttggtcatAAAGGAAGTACAAATAATAATTTGCAAGTTACATAAGTTGCCATAGTTTTGTAAATTTAATCCCACAATAATAAAACCATATAGTACTGTACAAAAATTACAGAATGCTAGTCTCTCTTCATACTTTCTCCATAGGTCTTGTATCTTTAGGAACCTATGGTATTGTTTTTTTCGATGATCGAGAAATCTATCTGGAACCAACCCTCTGGGGAAAACGCAACCTTCAGAACTCGGGAATGATGGATAACTCCATAGCGCGAAATTAACAAGGACTAACTTGTAGATACAAAGCAACTTCATCCAATTATGTTGCAAAAGAATTCACTATTGACACAATTTACTAACCATTGCATACACGAGGTGACATATCGATAGCTCAGCTGCATTTCTGCTGGAAAAAAAAGGTACTTATGTGATTCATGTGCCAAGTAAATGATGATTCGAACTAATAAGTAGTGATGATACTTACAGGAGCTCCAGTTGCCACTTTCAAGCAGAtgcatttttctcttcttcgaGTATGGCAGCCTCTCTAAGTGCGATTTGTGCCTCGTTTTCCCTTCCCAATGTGAAAAGAGAAGCAGCTTGCAGATATGATGCAATATGCCAAACAGGAGATATCACTTGTGCTTGTACTGTATCATTGAGAGCTTCTCGTGGCATATCATTCATGAGATAAGACAGACAACGACGAACAAACACAGTTGGTGAGGCCATGGTTCCAACGTCAATGAACTGCAAGAGCAAGCAAAGTGATAGATAACGAAATAGTTCAACAATTGAATAGATCCACATTGCACGGTAACGTGTAACATAAACAGTCATGACAGGTTACCAGTTACGCCAAGGTTCCCCTTCGGAAAGGGGGAAGCCAGATAGCTTATGAATATACATGCCGGTTTAGAAGAGGATAGTGGATTTCTAACCTGCGTATAGCATTCAATGGCAGCACTAAAATCTTTGTTCTTGAAAGCAACATCACCCTTTTTCTTTGAGTTCAACGTTTCCAGCATCTGATCTGTCCACATCTGAAATGAAAGCTGCAAGCAAGAAAAAGAAGTGTGATCATCATGAGATGCTTATAAAATTGGGTTTCAAAGACATAAACTGGATATGATTACAATGTGAATGAGCAATAAGTTGAAACCCATGAATCACATGCATGACGCAGAACCGGACAATAAGTGTTCACATGGAACAGGTTATAGATGTTCAAAAACATGCATATACAAGACCAGATAGAAAAATTATTGATACACGAACCTCAGTAGCTGCTCCCCCGTCATCTTTGTATCCAAGTGCTTCTAAGATCTCATGGATAGCAGTCAAATCCGTTTTCAAACAAGCTTCACCAAGTGGAGATAGAGGCATAGTTTCGCCATCAGATGATATACCCATTAATACATGAGAGGGAACCTGAAAAACAAGTTACTAAAACTTCAAACCAGCTAAATTATGTCAAGTAATAGATGATTTCTGATATTTTACTATATGCAAAATCAAAGTTAATGGTGCCGATATATTACTATTAGCTAAATTATGTCAAGTAGTAGATGATTTCTGATAGAAGGTATGCTTCTTCATGTGGCTAGCTACTTGAGGGGTGATTTTAACAGTGGAGAGTTTTAGGAAATGAGAGGCAATCTAACcagttccaaaaaaaattaaaatattaggaAATGAGAGGTTGTCTGCTTGAGCTGGTGTTTCCATTGTACGGAGACGGGTGAGGATGTGGACCATATTTTGTTACATTACAAATTAGCCACGAGGTTATGGAAGGATATTTTATGGTTCGGCATTTCTTGGGTAATGCCAAAATCCATGAAGGAGTTGATGTTCAGCTGGAAGGGTGGAGCTAGGAGAAGAAGCCACAAGGCTTAGAATGTTACTCCTCTTGCTTTAATGTGGGTCATTTGGAAATAGAGAAATAAGTGATCTTTTGAATGGGTGGAGATGAGCTTTTGCTCATTTGAGTAGTATTCGCTAGTGTTCGATCTCTTATTTTCTACTGGTGCACCCTATAGCTCATGTGTGCATACTATAGAGGATTGGGTGTCTTTCAGAAAGAACCATTCTCTCTAGGTTTCTCCTCTTTTTGGTATACCACTTGTAAATGgtatgagaaagaataaagttcTCCACTTGTCATCCCCATTGACTATATATGTTTCTCCATTTAAATTCAGCTCAGGCCTACATAATGTATAGAAATTCCAGATCTATAAAATCTTGAAGCTAATAATTGATATTAGACCATATATAAAAAGCACAAACCTCAGCTTCTTTTTGAAGAGGATATAATGCAGAAATTAATGACTTCAGATTCGGCCGCTCACGAGGCTCATACTGGAGACATCTCGAAGCAATCCGTACCAATTCAGTTCCGTCATCAGTAGAAAATTGACCTTCCAAGCAAGAATCAGTTAGCATCTCAAGATTCCGGTCTTTTATCAGATCCAGTGCCTGACATAAGTAGATACATAATGCTTTCAGTAATCACCAAGCATCTTAATTGAAAATGGAAGCCACCCCAACCCTTCTTTAAATTTGATGTCTGACTTTAACAATGTTGGCAAGCTTTTTGTAGATTTATGTTTAGCTTCTCATCTTTCATTTTCTCGAAGACTCCACTAATTCTCTGAACAATGATTCTTATTGTTCCAGTAAGATTCTAAGAATCAGTACTAAGTTCAACAAGCTAGATCACTGAAGAAGAGGAGGGGTGATACTAGGATATTAGAACAAAGAATTAGATGCAAGTCTTTTAGACAGCGattgaataatttttcttgTAGGAACATACTCAGAGAGCCCAAAAGGTGGCAGCATTTCCTGTTTATTTTCGCAACGTATTGCTAATGTTGTCTGTATTTAACGGGACAGGCCACGTGTCAAAGCCAATGTCAAACTAATAAGACTATCCCAAGGACAAGAAGTCAGTACCCTTGAGCCAGAACAAGGAATTATCAATTTTTGGTGATAAGAAGGATCATGCAGAGATCATCCAAAATGCAAATGACACCTTGCGATTACAGTTGTCATTAAGTATGTAACATATGATACCTTCAAACTCAAAACTTGAGTTGGATAGAAAAGAATTGATAATCTATTTATGTAGCCACAGAAAGATATCGAAGAGAAACTAGAAAGAATGTAGGACACTCATTGTCATGTCTTCTAGTCACAATAAAGTGTGAGCTATATGGTTGTAAGGagtattttaactaaaaaaggaaataaatttaTCAGGAAAACCTACATGACTAGGAGGGATGTGCTTTCCACTCAGAAGGTCAAGCAGAAGTGTCCCAAAGCTAAATATCACACTCTCTGGGGTGATTCTACCTGCAAAAAAGTTCAAAAGAACTGAGCGAACTAAAACAATTTCAATAATACAAGAAATATAAATGTAGTTAACACCATGAATTCAATGAAGTCTACACATTGAACGGATTGCAACAAAATCCTACAAGGCTACACAAATGCTATAATAGTCAAAGTGGCTCTGTTCTTTTTATCAAGTCAGAGTAGCTCATAAAAAGCATTCCTCTTTAATATTGTAATATTAGAAAGTGCCTTAAGATGGTCATGTTTGTTTATTAGAGGATAGTTCTTACCTGTCCTCAAATATTCAGGAGGAGTAAATGCCAAGTTTGTGCTGTAACTTTTTCCATCTCGACTGTTCTTCATCAAACCAAAGCAAGAAAGTCGGGGATCCCCATCCTGTGAAATAGACGGCAGAGACCATTACAGGCATTTAAGTACTTGAACTGCAAAATTTAACTATACCAATTAAAAGACTGAAGATGTAACTATCTACTTACTTCTCCGAATAATATTCTATAagcattaagatcatgataAAGAGCACGTCCTTTGCCTGTACAATATTCAAGAGCCTGTGCAATATACAACGCCACCCTTAACCGCATTGCCCACTTCATTGGTTGTGTGTCCCCTGAGTTAAGCTCTCACAAATAAGTATTGAATTCTATGAATCACTATCAGAGAAATATGTTATCTTTCTAAGtaaattcatgatttttcaGTCTTCCTTAAAGCAATTAAATCAAATACGGATCCAATCTCATTTTGTATTTTCCCATAGTTGCTCTCTAGGTAAAGTAAACTGATGTGTATGATGTAGAATCTGTATAATGAACTTTATGTATGGACTTGCTACTAAACACTCACAATCTCATTTCTGATAAGCAAATATATCTGAGAACAGAATTTGAAACCTAGGCTTTGTTTGGGAAATCATTTTCTAAAATGGAACAGTGCATGAACCCAAGGTTTTATTTGGGGATTATCAGAAGAAGCTCGCAGATTGGATCTGCTCTTGCTTTCTTGTTAGAAATTAGAATTTAACAGATCAAACTGTAGTCTCATCCAGcttgtatttatcaatttagCGAAAAATCCCCACAACAAAATTCGTTCCGCAATTCTAGTATTCAACATTAATATTTGTAAAGATATGACACCCTGGCTTAACCAACCCCAAAAGCTACACCCACCCACCCCCCAAAACCAATGTGGGGAATAAATAGAGAaagtgaagaaaataaaaacaattaaacaaCTAGTATCTCGCAACTCGCAAGCGAACTAAATCCGAATTAGTTACCCACCTTGGAGTGAAACCAGTCCAGAGGTGGGAAACAAAAGAATCAATGTGAATGCACTTACAATGAAAAAGATGTTTTGCAAGCGTCTCTTTGGGCATGAATTCTGCAACTAGCAACCTCTCATCACCCTCACAACAACAGCCAAGAAGATTTGCTAACCTATTGTTGCGGAGTTGACCAACAGCCCTTGCTTCTTCCTGAAGTTTCCATATGAAGAGAGAACATCAAGTCCGAATCTATTGCTTAACCACAATCTATTGAGGATTTTAAGTATTTGTCAGCAGGTAAATCACAAGTTAACTAAAAGCTACAAAATGCATTCAAAAGAGTGTGACACTACAGAAGCAGCGAAAATTTAAGGCATGAATTCATTTCTCTGTTTCCATTTTGTTGTTGATGCATTAGGTACAAAATATAAGGAGTAACTAAAAAGTTTCTGAACTGGAATGATGCCAGCCAAATACTC
This portion of the Solanum pennellii chromosome 12, SPENNV200 genome encodes:
- the LOC107005450 gene encoding signal recognition particle 9 kDa protein, which gives rise to MVYITSWDDFVERSVQLFRADPEKTRYVMKYRHSDGKLVLKVTDDKECIKFKTDQAQDAKKMEKLNNIFFTLMSRGPDADISEVGGKEQMEAQAPKKGRGRKQ
- the LOC107007519 gene encoding serine/threonine-protein kinase BSK7-like, with protein sequence MGCESSKLASCCWTGESGPIHEAQNPDEEKNEVSDSPAFCEFTFEQLRIATSAFAVENIVSEHGEKAPNVVYKGKLENQRPVAVKRFNRSAWPDSRQFLEEARAVGQLRNNRLANLLGCCCEGDERLLVAEFMPKETLAKHLFHWDTQPMKWAMRLRVALYIAQALEYCTGKGRALYHDLNAYRILFGEDGDPRLSCFGLMKNSRDGKSYSTNLAFTPPEYLRTGRITPESVIFSFGTLLLDLLSGKHIPPSHALDLIKDRNLEMLTDSCLEGQFSTDDGTELVRIASRCLQYEPRERPNLKSLISALYPLQKEAEVPSHVLMGISSDGETMPLSPLGEACLKTDLTAIHEILEALGYKDDGGAATELSFQMWTDQMLETLNSKKKGDVAFKNKDFSAAIECYTQFIDVGTMASPTVFVRRCLSYLMNDMPREALNDTVQAQVISPVWHIASYLQAASLFTLGRENEAQIALREAAILEEEKNASA